The proteins below are encoded in one region of Flavobacteriales bacterium:
- a CDS encoding Mrp/NBP35 family ATP-binding protein produces DADIYGPSAPIMFNVQHESPKPIEIDGKNMMLPVESYGVKILSIGFFTAPDQAVAWRGPMITKALNQMFLETHWGDLDYMIIDMPPGTGDVHLSMVQQVPLTGAVIVTTPQDIALADAKRGVTMFGMDTINVKVLGLVENMAYFTPAELPDNKYYIFGQEGGKKLAEQLKIPLLAEIPLIQSIREAADAGRPAALQENTFSSKAFRDLCDNVLKQIN; encoded by the coding sequence TAGATGCCGACATTTACGGCCCCTCAGCACCAATTATGTTTAATGTTCAACATGAAAGTCCAAAGCCCATAGAAATTGACGGTAAAAACATGATGCTCCCAGTTGAAAGTTATGGCGTTAAAATATTGTCTATTGGTTTCTTTACTGCACCAGATCAAGCAGTGGCATGGAGAGGCCCAATGATTACCAAAGCCTTAAACCAAATGTTTTTAGAAACACATTGGGGTGATCTCGATTACATGATTATCGACATGCCTCCAGGAACAGGCGACGTTCATTTAAGTATGGTACAACAGGTTCCTTTAACCGGAGCTGTTATCGTTACAACGCCACAAGACATTGCTTTAGCGGATGCCAAAAGAGGTGTAACTATGTTTGGAATGGATACTATAAATGTTAAAGTATTAGGTCTAGTTGAAAACATGGCATATTTCACTCCTGCAGAATTACCAGATAATAAATATTACATCTTCGGACAAGAAGGCGGTAAAAAATTAGCGGAGCAATTGAAAATTCCTTTATTAGCTGAAATCCCATTAATTCAAAGTATCCGAGAAGCGGCAGACGCAGGAAGACCTGCTGCACTTCAAGAAAACACATTCTCATCAAAAGCATTTAGGGATCTTTGCGACAATGTGTTAAAACAAATAAACTAG